One part of the Bacteroidia bacterium genome encodes these proteins:
- the rseP gene encoding RIP metalloprotease RseP, with translation MSSNRNKSFQRLGIIGGIILVALLLGFLTGNMQLVLDILSAIGLILIAISILVTVHELGHFLTAKAFGMRVETFSIGFPPKLFSFTKGETEYQIGATPLGGYVKISGIIDESFDTDYLGSEPQPYEFRSKPVWQRLIVMTGGVIMNILLGIFIFSMIKFFYGDLLLPIEEVRYGIEVREGEKQSIGSLIGFKSGDSLVSFKGEALPYFNEYRDGGNIISDDAYFEVKRDGKIIRIDVPPTIQNYYNDKEYSRSIFDLGYPSVVEVKEVMKFSPEDTGIPSPAHTAGLRSGDKIIQLDTIPITYFREISGFMKDKTFAEIPVKVTRGADTLDFIIKTDSLPILGVLSAPLESLFKLDTLEYGFFESFGPGAKMAFGGLSDNIQGFKNLTNPGVEVSKSVMGPIQIAKVYLEIFRNQGIEGFIHLTGMLSMVLAFINILPIPALDGGHVVFLLIEAVTRKEPSVKVRLIAQQIGMVIVLMLMVYFLFNDAIQINQ, from the coding sequence ATGAGTTCAAATAGAAATAAAAGCTTTCAGCGTCTTGGGATCATCGGTGGGATCATCCTGGTAGCTCTATTACTGGGTTTCCTAACTGGCAATATGCAGCTGGTTCTGGATATTCTTAGTGCGATTGGATTGATCCTGATTGCAATCAGTATACTTGTTACCGTACATGAACTGGGACACTTCCTGACAGCGAAAGCTTTTGGTATGCGAGTGGAAACCTTTTCTATCGGTTTCCCGCCTAAACTGTTCAGTTTCACCAAAGGAGAAACAGAATATCAAATCGGTGCAACTCCTTTGGGAGGATATGTGAAAATTTCCGGAATCATCGATGAATCCTTTGATACCGATTACCTCGGATCAGAACCTCAACCTTATGAATTTCGTTCCAAGCCCGTTTGGCAGAGACTGATTGTGATGACTGGAGGGGTAATCATGAATATTCTCCTGGGAATCTTCATTTTCTCCATGATCAAGTTTTTCTATGGAGATCTCCTTTTGCCCATAGAAGAAGTGCGCTATGGAATTGAAGTAAGAGAAGGTGAGAAGCAAAGCATAGGAAGCTTAATAGGATTTAAATCAGGAGACTCATTGGTTTCTTTCAAAGGGGAAGCCCTCCCCTACTTCAATGAGTACAGAGATGGTGGAAACATCATTTCAGATGATGCTTATTTCGAAGTAAAAAGAGATGGAAAGATCATCCGTATAGATGTTCCCCCTACGATCCAGAACTATTATAATGACAAGGAATACTCCCGAAGTATTTTTGACCTGGGCTACCCTTCTGTAGTTGAGGTAAAAGAAGTCATGAAATTTAGTCCAGAGGATACAGGTATTCCTTCTCCTGCTCATACGGCAGGTCTGAGAAGTGGAGATAAAATCATCCAACTGGATACGATTCCTATTACTTATTTCCGGGAGATAAGCGGTTTTATGAAAGACAAAACTTTCGCAGAAATTCCGGTCAAAGTAACTAGAGGGGCAGATACCCTGGATTTCATCATAAAAACGGATTCTCTTCCCATTCTGGGTGTTTTGAGTGCTCCCCTGGAAAGCCTCTTTAAACTGGACACCCTGGAATATGGATTTTTCGAATCATTTGGTCCTGGCGCGAAAATGGCCTTTGGTGGATTATCGGATAATATCCAGGGTTTTAAAAACCTGACCAATCCCGGCGTCGAAGTTTCGAAATCAGTCATGGGGCCTATACAAATTGCCAAAGTTTATCTAGAGATTTTCAGAAACCAGGGCATCGAAGGCTTTATTCATTTGACGGGTATGTTGAGTATGGTATTGGCCTTTATCAACATCCTCCCGATTCCGGCACTTGATGGAGGGCATGTAGTATTTCTCCTTATTGAAGCCGTAACTCGAAAAGAGCCCTCAGTAAAAGTCAGGCTGATCGCACAGCAGATAGGTATGGTGATCGTATTGATGTTGATGGTCTATTTCCTCTTCAATGATGCGATTCAAATAAACCAATAA
- the yidC gene encoding membrane protein insertase YidC, with protein MDKNAITGLVLMTLLTIVYFTYFAPKPPPPEENTSTESQTELVEEADMTESPTESVPELDAVAQDSIKKAQKLGKFGSFYQLTEGEAKNIEIKTDKFDLGVNSKGGAINSAYLNDYKTFDSLPLPMIDPNLPNNFDFSFYNDNKVIASSDLYFQASKSKINLTGSDSTKLVLTAKVDDNKSLEQIYTFYGDRYDIGYEIRMKGLKDGLGNISYFDINWTNTLPKTELSVENMRQKTFFAYKEGNSVEKATASDEITEEAIKNGFDWLAYKSQFFSMVLIGEKPFRSGKVKMGTPPVDDVNRIMESKVKVDIPRSDDISNSFRIYMGPNEYATLTSYDMGLEKQMDLGWWVISYINVGTTYIFKFLEKYISNYGIIIIILALIIRTMVLPLTYKSYKSMAKMRVLNATPEMKALDEKHKDDPQKLQMAKMGIYKEMGVSMFGGCLPMLLSYPFLIALFFFFPQSVELRQQSFLWANDLSTYDSIFNFGFSIPAYGDHISLFTLLMAISTFVYTFYQQKSQPTAGANPAMKYIAYFMPIVLLIFLNNYASGLSLYYLTSNIISISQTLLIRRTINDEDLLAQMRNTQKQMKGKKGKKKSKSRLEKWVEGQQKKQQDMMKDRKKAAGPNRRSKRK; from the coding sequence ATGGATAAAAATGCGATTACGGGATTGGTGTTGATGACGTTGTTGACAATAGTGTATTTCACCTATTTTGCACCCAAACCCCCTCCACCAGAAGAAAATACCTCTACGGAAAGTCAGACAGAGCTGGTCGAAGAGGCTGATATGACGGAAAGTCCGACAGAATCAGTACCAGAACTCGATGCAGTTGCTCAGGATTCCATTAAGAAAGCCCAGAAGCTTGGCAAATTTGGATCATTCTACCAACTGACTGAAGGAGAGGCAAAAAATATCGAAATCAAGACGGATAAATTTGATCTTGGGGTCAATAGCAAAGGAGGAGCCATTAACTCGGCTTATCTGAATGATTACAAAACATTCGACTCCCTGCCTTTACCCATGATTGATCCGAATCTGCCCAATAACTTCGATTTCTCCTTTTACAATGACAATAAGGTTATAGCCAGTTCTGATCTTTACTTTCAGGCCTCTAAAAGTAAAATCAATCTTACAGGATCTGATTCTACTAAATTGGTTCTGACTGCAAAAGTTGATGACAACAAATCGCTGGAGCAGATTTACACCTTTTACGGCGATCGGTATGATATCGGCTATGAGATTCGGATGAAAGGCTTAAAGGATGGACTGGGAAATATCTCTTATTTCGATATCAACTGGACCAATACCCTGCCGAAGACAGAGCTTTCTGTAGAAAATATGCGCCAGAAAACCTTCTTTGCTTATAAAGAAGGCAATAGCGTAGAGAAAGCAACTGCATCAGATGAAATTACCGAAGAGGCCATTAAAAATGGATTTGACTGGCTGGCATATAAGAGTCAGTTCTTTTCTATGGTTCTGATTGGAGAAAAACCTTTCCGTTCTGGTAAAGTAAAAATGGGAACGCCTCCCGTGGATGATGTAAACCGCATCATGGAGTCCAAGGTGAAAGTTGATATTCCTCGTTCAGATGATATCAGCAATAGCTTCCGGATATACATGGGACCCAATGAGTACGCTACCCTCACCTCCTATGATATGGGACTGGAGAAGCAAATGGACCTCGGATGGTGGGTAATCAGTTATATCAATGTAGGTACTACCTATATTTTCAAATTTCTTGAGAAATATATCTCGAATTACGGGATCATTATTATCATTCTGGCCCTTATCATTCGTACCATGGTATTGCCGCTCACCTATAAGAGCTACAAGTCCATGGCGAAAATGCGGGTGCTGAATGCGACTCCGGAAATGAAGGCTTTGGATGAAAAGCACAAAGATGATCCTCAGAAGTTGCAAATGGCCAAAATGGGCATTTATAAGGAAATGGGAGTGAGTATGTTTGGAGGCTGTCTACCCATGCTATTATCTTATCCCTTTCTGATTGCCCTGTTTTTCTTCTTCCCGCAATCGGTAGAGTTGAGGCAACAATCCTTCCTTTGGGCCAATGACCTTTCCACTTACGATAGCATCTTTAACTTCGGTTTTAGTATTCCTGCATATGGAGATCACATCAGTCTCTTTACCCTGCTGATGGCGATATCGACTTTCGTTTATACTTTCTACCAACAAAAATCTCAACCGACAGCAGGTGCCAATCCAGCCATGAAGTACATCGCTTACTTTATGCCTATTGTCCTCCTGATCTTCCTGAACAACTATGCTTCAGGTCTGAGTTTGTATTACCTTACTTCCAACATCATTTCAATTTCTCAAACCCTTCTGATCCGCCGTACGATCAATGATGAAGATCTGCTAGCACAGATGAGAAATACCCAAAAGCAAATGAAAGGCAAGAAAGGGAAAAAGAAATCCAAAAGCCGTTTGGAAAAATGGGTAGAAGGGCAGCAAAAGAAGCAGCAGGATATGATGAAAGACCGCAAAAAAGCTGCAGGTCCTAACAGAAGAAGCAAAAGAAAATAG
- a CDS encoding SDR family oxidoreductase, with protein MAHKLLEGKTGIIFGALDELSIAWKVAEKAKEEGANFILTNYALALRMGKINELAEKTGAEVVTADATNMEDINALLDVAEQKYGKIDFVLHSIGMSPNVRKKRPYTDLNYDWLHKTYDISAMSFHKILQALYKRDMMNEWGSVLALSYMAAQRTFSEYNDMAEAKAILESVARSFGYFYGKEKKVRVNTISQSPTPTTAGKGVAGFDKMLSYGNKMSPLGNATAEECADYCVMMFSDYTRKVTMQNLFHDGGFSMVGISGDILEDFNG; from the coding sequence ATGGCACATAAACTACTAGAAGGAAAAACCGGAATCATTTTTGGCGCCCTTGATGAACTTTCGATTGCATGGAAAGTTGCAGAAAAAGCCAAGGAGGAAGGAGCCAACTTTATCCTGACAAACTATGCGCTCGCCCTGCGTATGGGAAAAATCAACGAATTGGCGGAAAAGACCGGTGCTGAAGTTGTTACAGCTGATGCTACCAATATGGAAGACATCAATGCTTTGCTGGATGTAGCAGAGCAGAAATATGGAAAGATCGACTTCGTTCTCCATTCTATCGGTATGTCTCCCAATGTCCGTAAAAAAAGACCATATACTGATTTGAACTATGACTGGCTGCATAAGACTTATGATATTTCAGCTATGTCTTTCCACAAAATTCTTCAGGCGCTCTACAAAAGAGATATGATGAATGAGTGGGGATCAGTATTGGCCCTTAGCTATATGGCCGCTCAAAGAACTTTTAGCGAGTACAATGATATGGCTGAAGCAAAAGCTATTTTGGAGTCTGTCGCTCGTTCTTTTGGTTATTTCTATGGCAAAGAGAAAAAAGTGCGCGTAAATACGATCTCTCAATCTCCAACTCCTACTACTGCAGGCAAAGGTGTTGCAGGTTTCGACAAAATGTTGAGCTATGGAAACAAAATGTCTCCTTTAGGCAATGCAACGGCTGAAGAATGTGCGGATTACTGCGTAATGATGTTCTCTGACTACACACGTAAAGTAACCATGCAGAATCTCTTCCATGATGGTGGATTTTCTATGGTAGGTATTTCCGGAGATATTCTGGAAGACTTTAATGGATAA
- a CDS encoding phosphatase PAP2 family protein, which translates to MLELLLEWDLELFQLINSANHPFWDELMFYISERLTWIPAYLFCLYWVIKKENAKGILLFFIAIALLIAFADQFTSGFMKPYFQRFRPCRAEAALDFAVHIVHGHCGGKFGFASSHAANFFALASFLSYYFAKRKISIILFSCAAIVAFSRVYLGVHYPGDVLVGALIGMLGGFLISRLHLFAKDKAFNQKIEGSHQHGKSH; encoded by the coding sequence ATGCTAGAATTACTGTTGGAATGGGACCTTGAGTTGTTTCAGCTTATCAACTCCGCAAATCATCCTTTTTGGGATGAACTCATGTTTTACATAAGTGAAAGATTGACCTGGATTCCCGCCTATCTTTTCTGTCTGTATTGGGTAATAAAAAAAGAAAATGCCAAAGGCATACTGCTATTTTTTATAGCCATTGCATTACTCATCGCTTTTGCGGATCAATTTACCTCCGGTTTTATGAAACCTTATTTTCAAAGGTTTCGGCCATGTAGAGCAGAGGCAGCCCTGGATTTTGCCGTGCATATTGTTCATGGTCATTGTGGAGGAAAGTTTGGCTTCGCTTCTTCACATGCAGCAAATTTCTTTGCTTTGGCGAGCTTTCTGTCCTATTATTTTGCCAAAAGAAAAATCAGCATTATCCTCTTCAGTTGTGCAGCAATTGTTGCCTTTAGCCGCGTTTATTTGGGTGTCCATTATCCCGGAGATGTCTTGGTAGGTGCCCTGATAGGCATGCTGGGAGGATTTTTGATTTCCCGCTTACATCTTTTCGCAAAAGATAAAGCCTTCAATCAAAAGATTGAAGGCTCCCATCAGCATGGCAAAAGCCATTAA
- a CDS encoding CTP synthase, translating into MAKTTKYIFVTGGVTSSLGKGILAASLAKLLQLRGYSATIQKFDPYINIDPGTLNPYEHGECYVTNDGAETDLDLGHYERFLNVPTSQANNVTTGRIYETVIRRERMGEYGGKTVQVIPHITNEIKRRFALINDESKWDIVLTEIGGTVGDIESLPYIEALRQFRYDHGPENCLVIHLTLVPYLAAAGELKTKPTQHSVKSLLQSGVQPDILVCRSERKIPVEVRNKVARFCNVEPEAVIENINASTIYEVPFLLHKEKLDKVVLKRLGLTNKKKPDFSYWKNFVSKLKNPSDEVHIGLVGKYVELHDAYLSIAESLIIAGSEFELEVKIHWIHSEDITEVNCPRLLGALDGVLVAPGFGERGIEGKIEAVKFVREQNIPFYGICLGMQMAVIEYGRNIMGIKSANSTEFAPDTKAPVISLMEEQKKVSQLGGTMRLGAYDCKVEEGSLAHQAYGKDLVHERHRHRYEFNNDYKGKYEKKGMLMSGVNPDTGLVEMIELPEHRYFLGSQFHPEYKSTVESPHPLFLSFVNAAYQYKLEKAKQSEVVSSD; encoded by the coding sequence ATGGCTAAAACCACAAAATACATCTTCGTTACTGGAGGCGTAACTTCTTCACTGGGCAAAGGCATCCTCGCTGCCTCTCTCGCCAAACTCCTTCAATTGAGAGGCTATAGTGCGACCATCCAAAAATTTGATCCCTACATCAATATTGATCCCGGCACCCTGAATCCCTACGAACATGGGGAGTGCTATGTGACCAATGATGGGGCCGAGACTGACCTGGATTTGGGACACTATGAGCGTTTTCTCAATGTTCCGACCTCACAGGCAAATAATGTGACTACCGGAAGGATTTATGAAACAGTAATTCGCAGGGAAAGAATGGGGGAGTATGGAGGAAAAACTGTACAGGTAATTCCGCATATTACCAATGAAATCAAAAGGAGATTTGCCCTCATTAATGATGAAAGTAAGTGGGATATCGTCTTAACAGAAATTGGAGGTACAGTAGGAGACATTGAGTCATTGCCTTACATAGAAGCTTTGCGCCAGTTTCGATACGATCATGGCCCTGAAAATTGCCTGGTTATTCACCTCACCCTGGTTCCCTATCTGGCAGCGGCAGGAGAACTTAAAACCAAGCCAACTCAGCATTCTGTGAAAAGTTTACTTCAGAGTGGTGTTCAGCCTGATATCCTGGTTTGCAGAAGCGAAAGAAAGATTCCGGTGGAGGTGAGAAATAAAGTAGCGCGTTTTTGTAATGTGGAACCAGAAGCGGTCATTGAAAATATCAATGCAAGCACCATCTACGAAGTACCTTTTCTTTTGCATAAAGAAAAACTGGATAAGGTAGTGCTAAAGAGACTGGGGCTTACCAATAAGAAAAAACCGGATTTTAGCTATTGGAAGAATTTCGTCAGCAAATTGAAGAATCCTTCTGATGAAGTACATATCGGTCTGGTAGGAAAATATGTAGAATTGCATGATGCCTACTTATCTATCGCCGAATCTCTGATCATTGCAGGTTCAGAATTCGAACTGGAGGTGAAAATCCACTGGATTCATTCCGAAGATATAACCGAAGTAAATTGCCCGAGATTGTTGGGTGCTCTTGATGGCGTTTTGGTAGCTCCCGGATTTGGAGAAAGGGGGATAGAAGGGAAAATTGAAGCCGTGAAGTTTGTGCGAGAGCAAAATATCCCTTTCTATGGGATTTGTCTTGGGATGCAAATGGCAGTCATTGAATATGGTCGCAATATAATGGGGATCAAATCTGCGAATAGTACCGAATTTGCTCCCGATACAAAAGCACCGGTGATTTCTCTTATGGAGGAACAGAAGAAAGTGAGTCAATTGGGAGGAACTATGCGTTTGGGAGCTTACGATTGTAAAGTAGAGGAGGGGAGTCTCGCTCACCAGGCATACGGGAAAGACTTGGTCCACGAAAGACATAGACACCGCTACGAATTCAATAATGATTATAAAGGGAAGTATGAGAAAAAAGGCATGTTGATGAGCGGGGTCAATCCCGATACAGGCCTTGTTGAGATGATCGAATTACCCGAGCATCGCTATTTTCTGGGATCACAATTTCATCCAGAATATAAAAGTACCGTTGAATCTCCGCATCCGCTTTTCCTTTCCTTCGTGAATGCTGCTTATCAGTACAAATTGGAGAAAGCCAAGCAAAGTGAAGTGGTAAGTAGCGACTAA
- the bshB1 gene encoding bacillithiol biosynthesis deacetylase BshB1, whose protein sequence is MKLDVLVFAAHPDDAELGCSGTILKLIDNGYKVGVIDLTKGDLGSRGTVELRMEEAAAASKLMGLSARENLGFRDGFFVQDEAHQKEIIRMVRKYQPELVIANAPQDRHPDHGRASKLVRDAIFYSGLRMIKTEMDGEQQAAWRPKRFCFYIQDHALEPDFVVDITPYWEGKCTAIKAFGSQFFDPESKRDEPQTYISSKGFWDFLEARARDMGHRAGALYGEGFISETPLLIKTPMDLI, encoded by the coding sequence ATGAAATTAGATGTACTGGTATTTGCTGCACATCCTGATGATGCAGAATTAGGCTGTTCAGGAACTATCCTCAAATTGATAGATAATGGCTACAAAGTTGGAGTAATTGATTTAACTAAAGGAGACCTGGGATCGAGAGGGACGGTTGAACTCAGGATGGAAGAAGCAGCAGCGGCCAGCAAGCTCATGGGATTGAGTGCAAGAGAGAATTTGGGATTTCGTGATGGTTTTTTTGTCCAGGATGAAGCCCATCAAAAGGAAATCATTCGCATGGTCAGAAAGTATCAGCCAGAACTGGTAATCGCAAATGCCCCTCAGGATCGGCATCCCGATCATGGAAGAGCTTCCAAACTCGTTCGTGATGCTATTTTCTACAGTGGGCTTCGCATGATTAAAACTGAGATGGATGGAGAGCAACAAGCAGCCTGGCGACCCAAAAGATTTTGTTTCTATATCCAGGATCATGCCCTCGAACCTGACTTCGTCGTTGATATTACGCCCTATTGGGAGGGAAAATGTACAGCTATCAAGGCTTTTGGTTCCCAATTTTTTGATCCGGAAAGTAAAAGGGATGAGCCACAAACCTACATTTCCAGCAAGGGATTCTGGGATTTTCTGGAAGCTCGTGCCCGGGATATGGGTCATAGAGCGGGAGCTTTATATGGAGAAGGATTCATTTCTGAAACCCCTCTCCTCATAAAGACTCCTATGGATCTTATTTAA
- a CDS encoding polyprenol monophosphomannose synthase, with amino-acid sequence MASGDSMVKYLVIVPTYNELENIESLINKAMEALPKAHMLIVEDNSPDGTAQVVKKLMEDKYAGRLFIHERGGKEGLGTAYLFGFNWAIEREYDYIFEMDADFSHNPRSLPSLLKACEEEGFDMAIGSRYVNGVNVVNWPMGRVLMSYYASAYVRTITGMPIRDTTAGFKCYKREVLEKVLSQPIKFVGYAFQIEMKFRAWKYGFKIKEVPIIFRDRTMGESKMSPGIFKEAIFGVIRMKMASWFKKWNK; translated from the coding sequence ATGGCAAGTGGAGATAGTATGGTGAAATATCTGGTCATTGTACCAACCTACAATGAATTGGAAAATATAGAATCCTTGATCAACAAGGCGATGGAGGCTTTGCCCAAAGCCCATATGCTTATTGTCGAGGATAATTCGCCTGATGGTACTGCCCAGGTAGTAAAAAAATTGATGGAGGATAAATACGCAGGAAGGCTTTTTATCCATGAGCGAGGGGGAAAAGAAGGACTCGGAACTGCCTATCTGTTTGGCTTCAACTGGGCCATTGAGCGAGAGTATGATTATATCTTTGAGATGGATGCAGACTTTAGCCACAATCCCAGGAGCCTGCCTTCTTTGTTGAAGGCCTGTGAGGAAGAGGGTTTTGATATGGCTATAGGCTCACGTTATGTCAATGGAGTGAATGTAGTAAACTGGCCCATGGGAAGGGTACTGATGAGTTATTATGCCAGTGCCTATGTGAGGACCATTACAGGTATGCCCATCCGTGATACAACCGCAGGATTTAAATGTTACAAAAGAGAAGTACTTGAAAAAGTGCTTTCCCAGCCCATAAAATTTGTAGGCTATGCATTTCAGATCGAAATGAAATTTAGGGCCTGGAAATACGGATTCAAAATCAAGGAAGTTCCCATTATTTTCAGGGATCGAACCATGGGTGAGTCCAAAATGTCCCCCGGTATATTTAAGGAAGCAATCTTCGGAGTAATCCGCATGAAAATGGCTTCCTGGTTTAAGAAATGGAATAAGTAA
- the aroC gene encoding chorismate synthase encodes MSNTFGTLYKITSFGESHGEGIGVVIDGCPAGVELDLEFIQSELDRRKPGTSRITTQRKESDTFKLLSGHVGNVTTGTPLGFFVPNENVRSADYDHLSFAFRPSHSDYTYLAKYGTRDHKGGGRSSARETIARVIGGAVAKQVLNQLAEVKIEAWVQSIHQLKYEGEPDTIKLETDFQKAVRCPDAEMAEKMYQFVDQIRKEGDSVGGVIKCRLRGIPPGVGEPIYNKLSSQLSAAMISINAVKGFEFGSGFAGTELRGSEHNDVFYTENNRVKTRTNFSGGIQGGISNGQDIYFRVAFKPTSTIMQDQQSINSEGEEITLKGKGRHDPCVVPRAVPIVESMAAMVVLDQWMLRESSRLEKLKSDESSFRLPNK; translated from the coding sequence ATGTCCAACACATTTGGTACGCTCTACAAAATCACCAGCTTTGGGGAATCCCATGGTGAAGGAATTGGGGTGGTCATTGATGGCTGTCCGGCAGGTGTAGAATTGGATCTTGAATTCATTCAGTCTGAACTGGATCGCCGCAAGCCTGGCACCTCACGCATCACTACCCAAAGGAAAGAATCCGATACCTTCAAATTGCTTTCCGGACATGTGGGAAATGTAACTACCGGAACTCCGCTGGGATTTTTTGTTCCCAATGAGAACGTGCGCTCGGCAGATTATGATCATCTGAGTTTTGCTTTTCGCCCCTCTCATAGTGATTATACCTATCTCGCCAAATATGGCACTAGAGATCATAAAGGCGGAGGCAGGTCCTCAGCCAGGGAAACGATTGCCAGAGTTATCGGGGGTGCTGTAGCTAAACAGGTTCTGAACCAGCTCGCCGAGGTTAAAATTGAGGCATGGGTACAAAGTATACACCAACTCAAATATGAAGGAGAGCCAGATACAATAAAACTGGAAACGGATTTTCAGAAGGCGGTTCGCTGTCCCGATGCTGAGATGGCTGAAAAGATGTATCAATTCGTTGATCAGATTAGAAAAGAAGGAGATTCAGTCGGAGGGGTGATAAAATGCAGGTTAAGGGGTATCCCGCCAGGTGTAGGAGAACCGATTTATAATAAACTCTCCTCTCAGCTCAGTGCGGCTATGATAAGTATCAATGCTGTAAAGGGTTTTGAGTTTGGCTCTGGTTTCGCGGGTACAGAATTGAGGGGTTCCGAGCATAATGATGTGTTTTATACCGAAAACAATCGAGTAAAAACCCGCACCAATTTTTCCGGAGGAATACAAGGAGGTATCAGTAATGGACAAGATATCTACTTTCGAGTAGCCTTTAAGCCAACCTCCACCATCATGCAAGACCAACAAAGCATCAATTCTGAAGGAGAAGAAATCACCCTGAAAGGAAAAGGAAGGCATGATCCCTGTGTAGTTCCCCGGGCAGTACCCATCGTTGAATCTATGGCAGCTATGGTAGTTCTGGATCAATGGATGTTGAGAGAAAGTAGCCGATTGGAAAAACTAAAAAGTGATGAATCCTCCTTTCGCTTACCAAACAAGTAA
- a CDS encoding phosphatase PAP2 family protein, with protein sequence MPGAHIFGLMTQTFSSRLRQNIKELGPFMGTCLLYAFALGGLLMAMGYYDSFLYLNAIRTPFLDAFMPHFTHLGEGVTIAMIFAFLIFNRDRALVNTLIVALLLLGIVLWSLKQFVFVGWNRPPKVFENLTDIYYISLGGEKYKSFPSGHSSAVWMMMSFMAFYLRDSKKIWQFLAAIIAISVAYSRVYIGVHFPGDILAGSFIGVGLGLLSISFHYPRMQLREREGRLNQGYRSIALQGFMVFLLVGSLIRMYQDYYI encoded by the coding sequence ATGCCTGGCGCGCATATTTTTGGTTTGATGACTCAGACTTTTAGTTCCCGCCTAAGGCAAAATATTAAAGAATTAGGCCCATTTATGGGGACCTGCTTGCTATATGCATTCGCTCTTGGGGGCTTGCTTATGGCTATGGGTTATTACGACAGTTTTTTATACCTAAATGCCATTCGAACCCCATTTTTGGATGCCTTTATGCCTCACTTTACCCATCTGGGGGAAGGGGTTACGATTGCTATGATCTTTGCATTTTTGATTTTTAATAGAGATCGGGCACTGGTCAATACCCTTATCGTGGCTTTACTGCTGCTGGGCATAGTCTTATGGAGTTTAAAGCAATTTGTATTTGTCGGATGGAATAGGCCCCCCAAGGTTTTTGAAAACCTTACTGATATATACTACATCAGTTTGGGAGGAGAAAAATATAAAAGCTTTCCTTCGGGCCACAGTTCAGCCGTTTGGATGATGATGAGTTTTATGGCTTTTTATCTTCGGGATAGTAAGAAAATCTGGCAGTTTCTGGCAGCAATCATAGCCATCTCAGTAGCTTATTCCCGGGTATATATCGGCGTTCATTTTCCCGGAGACATATTGGCAGGAAGCTTTATTGGAGTCGGATTAGGTTTGCTAAGTATTAGCTTTCATTATCCTCGTATGCAGCTTAGAGAAAGGGAAGGTAGATTAAACCAGGGATACAGAAGCATTGCCTTACAAGGATTTATGGTATTTCTACTTGTAGGAAGTTTAATCCGCATGTACCAGGACTATTACATCTGA
- a CDS encoding TetR/AcrR family transcriptional regulator, translating to MSPKSPAQNEVIRQQSRSKILEAALELFASRGFHNTSIEQIRKLAGVSKGLIYNYFADKEDLMNQIVFEEMKQGDVIIEKMGRLTNSKDRFKFLIDFSFDYFRTQKHHSKLMVSLAMQMEDFPKLKDIILARYKGTLPLMTMLLEDLGAEDPKEEAITISAALDGIGMQYLVLGEELPLDDLKEHLIKKYCK from the coding sequence ATGAGTCCCAAATCTCCTGCACAAAATGAAGTCATCCGGCAACAGAGTCGAAGCAAGATTCTGGAGGCCGCTCTTGAACTTTTTGCAAGTCGTGGCTTTCACAATACTTCCATCGAACAAATCCGAAAATTGGCTGGCGTATCTAAAGGCCTGATATATAATTACTTTGCCGACAAGGAGGACTTGATGAATCAAATTGTCTTTGAAGAAATGAAGCAGGGAGATGTAATTATTGAAAAAATGGGGCGACTGACAAACTCAAAGGATCGCTTCAAATTTCTGATAGATTTTTCATTCGACTATTTTCGCACCCAAAAACATCATTCAAAATTAATGGTAAGTCTGGCAATGCAAATGGAAGATTTCCCCAAACTGAAGGATATAATCCTGGCAAGGTACAAGGGTACTCTACCTTTGATGACTATGCTGCTGGAAGATTTGGGGGCAGAAGATCCAAAAGAAGAAGCTATTACTATATCTGCTGCCCTTGACGGGATCGGCATGCAATATCTGGTGCTGGGAGAAGAATTGCCCCTGGATGATCTGAAAGAGCACTTGATAAAAAAGTACTGTAAGTAG